Sequence from the Terriglobia bacterium genome:
TCCTGTTCGTTCTCGAGGCCAAAATCACCAGTCATGGTATCCTCGCGTTGGGCGGCATCCTGTCGGGGGTGATTGGTTCCCTGATCCTGGTGGACTCGCCTATCCCGGAGATGCAGATTCACAAGTGGACGGCCCTCTCCGTGTTTTTGCCGCTGGCGATCATCACGGTCTTTCTGCTGCGGCTGGTTTTGATCGCGCGGAAGCTCAAGGCTGAAACGGGCGAGCAAGGAATGATGGGGCTGGAGGGCATCGCCTACACAAATATCGATTCCATGGGAAAGGTGTATGTTCGCGGCGAATACTGGAACGCCTCGGCCACGGAACCGATTGAGAAGGGCAATTCTGTCATCATCACAGCGGTCGAAGGACTGAAGTTGAAAGTCCGGCAAAAGAAATAAGGACCTTTGCCGAAGGCCGGTCGGGAGTGTTTTTTTCACTTGTTGGAGGAGGGCTGGGATCCGAACGACCCTCGGACCACCCCTTGAGCATGAAACCATCGCGCACCCTGCGCTCAACCTGAGCCTTACCTGAAGGAGGATCTATGTCATCTTCATTTGAACCCAATTTCATTTTGGTCCTGGCCGTCATCATTGTGTTGTACTTTATGAGCTGTATCAAGATTCTGGCCGAGTATGAGCGGGGTGTCATCTTCAGATTGGGCCGGCTATTGCCCCAAGCCAAGGGACCGGGGATTATCTTTGTCTTCAAGCCGATTGACCGCATGGTGCGCGTTTCGCTCCGCCTGGAGACCCATGAGGTTCCTCCGCAAGATGTCATCACCCGCGACAACGTGGCGGTCAAGGTCAACGCGGTCGTTTATTTCCGGGTGATTGAGCCGCGGCAAGCTATCGTTGAAGTGCGGGATTACTATTTTGCCACCTCCCAGCTGGCCCAAACGACCTTGCGCTCCGTCCTGGGCGAAGTGGAGCTGGACGACCTGTTATCCCAGCGCGAAAAATTGAATGAGCGCTTGCAGGCCATTATTGACCAGCACACCGGACCGTGGGGGATCAAGGTGGCGCTGGTTGAGGTGAAACAGGTGGATCTCCCCCAGGAGATGCAACGAGCCATTGCGAAGCAAGCCGAAGCAGAGCGCGAAAAGCGTGCCAAGATCATCCACGCCGAAGGGGAATTGCAGGCCTCGCAGAAGCTCATGGAGGCCGCCCAGATCCTTTCCTCTCAACCGACGGCGATTCAGCTCCGCTACCTGCAGACCCTGACCGAAATCGGCGTTGAAAAGAACACCACCATCGTCTTCCCCCTCCCCATCGACATCATCAGTAAATTGACGGAGGGCTATAAAAAGAGCTAGTTCTGAATCCGGAGCTTAGACATGGCCACGAAAAGATCCGCGGGACAGTACGAATTGGTGCTGGAGAACCGGCAACTTGTCTTTATCCTTTTTGGCGCTGTGCTCCTGTGCGGTATTTTCTTTACCCTCGGTTTCCTTGTGGGCCGCGAACAACATGACCTGAGCGGACGCAATGACACCAGCAAGCTGGAGGGCGAGGAGTCTGCCGTCCCTACAAATAAGCCAGCCGCAAAGAAGGAAGTCTCACCCCCCGATGCTTCGAAACCCAAGAAGGCCGATCAAGACGCCATCAACAAGGAGCTTACCTTTTACAAGACCGTCGAAGGAAAGTCAGCGGGAAATCCGAAGGTGAACCCCAAAGAGGAATCCAGTGCGGGGGACAAAGGGAAGAACCAGTC
This genomic interval carries:
- a CDS encoding SPOR domain-containing protein, with the protein product MATKRSAGQYELVLENRQLVFILFGAVLLCGIFFTLGFLVGREQHDLSGRNDTSKLEGEESAVPTNKPAAKKEVSPPDASKPKKADQDAINKELTFYKTVEGKSAGNPKVNPKEESSAGDKGKNQSPSRASKEPPKTVPVTTATAAPNTIIYQVAALSKSDDAQALVRKLKEKGFQAFLVSPPGDSGSDRLFRVQVGPFSDSNVAEQIKAKLVANGYTPITKK
- a CDS encoding slipin family protein; its protein translation is MSSSFEPNFILVLAVIIVLYFMSCIKILAEYERGVIFRLGRLLPQAKGPGIIFVFKPIDRMVRVSLRLETHEVPPQDVITRDNVAVKVNAVVYFRVIEPRQAIVEVRDYYFATSQLAQTTLRSVLGEVELDDLLSQREKLNERLQAIIDQHTGPWGIKVALVEVKQVDLPQEMQRAIAKQAEAEREKRAKIIHAEGELQASQKLMEAAQILSSQPTAIQLRYLQTLTEIGVEKNTTIVFPLPIDIISKLTEGYKKS